One Megalops cyprinoides isolate fMegCyp1 chromosome 23, fMegCyp1.pri, whole genome shotgun sequence genomic region harbors:
- the LOC118770234 gene encoding microfibril-associated glycoprotein 4-like has product MTVLTASWLVLTVHLLQVLIVLAVLIPVGAYPLFQPLDCADIYNQGSEASGVYQIYPGGATYPFYVYCDMDTEGGKWTVLQRRMDGTVNFFRGWEQYKRGFGQASGEYWLGLETIHLMMLKKNYELRVDIEDFEGANVFAKYSSFSISPMAINAELDGYTLHVSGFTDGGAGDSLSYNNGAKFSTFDRDRDTHHSVNCAVNLGGGFWHYSCTNVNPNGIYTWGRDDSNGVFWWHWKSATYSLKAISMKMRPVSLVYSEE; this is encoded by the exons ATGACAGTTCTGACTGCGTCTTGGCTGGTATTAACAGTGCATTTGTTGCAGGTTTTGATTGTCCTGGCTGTGCTGATCCCTGTGGGGGCCTATCCCCTCTTCCAGCCTCTGGACTGTGCAGACATCTACAACCAAGGCTCTGAGGCCAGCGGGGTGTACCAGATTTACCCTGGGGGAGCCACCTACCCTTTCTACGTGTACTGTGACATGGACACTGAGGGAGGCAAATGGACT GTGCTGCAGAGAAGAATGGATGGGACTGTGAACTTCTTCAGAGGATGGGAGCAGTACAAGAGAGGCTTCGGGCAAGCGTCCGGGGAGTATTGGCTGG gtctAGAGACCATCCACCTCATGATGCTGAAGAAGAACTATGAGCTGCGTGTGGATATCGAGGACTTTGAAGGGGCCAACGTGTTCGCCAAATattcctccttctccatctctccaatGGCCATTAACGCTGAGCTGGATGGCTACACCCTCCATGTCAGTGGCTTTACagatggaggagcag GGGATTCGCTGTCCTACAACAATGGAGCAAAGTTCAGCACATTCGACCGAGATCGAGACACACATCATAGTGTGAACTGTGCTGTAAATCTGGGTGGAGGATTTTGGCATTATTCCTGCACTAACGTGAACCCCAATGGAATTTACACATGGGGGAGGGATGATTCCAATGGGGTGTTCTGGTGGCACTGGAAGTCAGCCACCTACTCTCTGAAAGCCATCTCCATGAAGATGCGGCCTGTGTCCCTGGTGTACTCAGAAGAGTAG